From the genome of Clavibacter nebraskensis NCPPB 2581:
AGCTGCCCTTCGCCGGGCACCCCACCGTCGGCACCGCGTGGTGGCTGGCGTCGCGCGGCGTGCCGGTCGACCACCTGCGCGTGCCGGCCGGGATCGTGGCCGTGACCCACGACGCGGGCGTCGAGCGCGTGACCGCGGACCCGGCCTGGGCGCCCGTCTTCGCCTGGCGCGAGCTGCCCTCCGCCGCCGAGCTGGCCGCGCTCGACCTCGCCGCGGCGGTATCCGAGGCGGGCGCGGACCACCTCTACGCGTGGGCGTGGATCGACGAGTCGGCCGGCTGGATCCGCTCGCGCATGGCCGCTCCCGCCCTCGGCATCGCCGAGGACGAGGCGACCGGAGCCGCCGCCCTGCGGGTCACCGCGCACCTCGGCCGCGGCCTCCGCATCACGCAGGGCCAGGGCAGCGAGCTGGTCACGCGGCTGCTCGACGACGGCCGGGCCGAGGTCGGCGGCTGCACGGTCGCGGACCGCGTGATCCCGCTGCCCTGAGCCGGGACGCGCCCGCCGCCGTCCCGCTAGGCGGTCGCGGCGTCCGCGTCCTCCGTCGCCGGCTCCTCGCGCGGGATGACGAGGATCTCGGAGATCCGCCGCCGGTCGAGCGCCGTCACCTGGAGGGTCACGCCGTCGACCTCGACCGTGTCGCCGACCTGCGCGAGCCGGCCGAGGTTCTCGATGACGAAGCCCGCGACCGTGTCCGACGCGGAGTCGGGCAGCTTCACACCCGTCGCCTCCTCGAAGTCCTGGAAGTTGAGCCGGCCGTCGATCGTGCCGCCGTCCTCCGCGAGGTCGCGTGCGGCCGAGTCGGTGTCGTACTCGTCGAAGATCTCGCCGACGACCTCCTCCACGAGGTCCTCGAGCGTGACGATGCCGTCCGTGCCGCCGTACTCGTCCACGATCACGGCGATCTGGTGGCCCTCGGCGCGCATCATCGTGAGAGTCGGCAGCACGCGCGCGGTCGCCGGGAGGTACGGGATCGGGCGGAGGATCTCGGAGACGGGACGCTCCGGATCCGCCGCGATCGCCTGGTACAGGTCGCGCACGTGCACGAAGCCGATGACGTCGTCGATGGTCTTGTCGACCACCGGGTAGCGCGAGTACGGCCGGTCCTGCACGTCGATCCCCGCCTCGCGGACCGTGCCGGTGCCGTCGAGCGCGGCGATCTCGGGCCGCGGCTTCATCACCTCGCTGAGCTGGCGGTGGCGGAGCGAGAGCACGTCGTCGAGGATCCGGCGCTCGTCGTCGGGGAGGCCCTCGTGGCTGGAGACGATGTCGCGGAGCTCCTCCTCGCTCATCTCCTCGCCGGTCTTGTGCGGGTCGCCGCCGAGGAGGCGCACGACCACGTTCGTGGAGACGGACAGCAGCCAGATCACCGGGCGCATGAGGATCGCGAAGCCGTTGAGCACGGGCGCGACGCCGTACGCGAAGCCGGCGTTGCGCTGGATGGCGAGGCGCTTGGGCGCCAGCTCGCCGAGCACGAGCGACAGGTAGGCGATCACCAGCGTGAGCAGGAGCGTCGCGATCGTGGACGCGAGTCCGGACTCCAGGCCCCACGATTCGAGCACCGGAACCACGGACGGCGCGATCGACGAGGCGCCGTACGCCGCGGACGCGAAGCCGGCGACGGTCACGCCGATCTGCACCGCCGCGAGGAAGGTGTTGGGGTTCCGGGCGAGCGCGGCGACCTTCTCGCCGCGGCGTCCGCGGGCGGCGAGGGCGTTCAGCTGGCCCTCGCGGAGGGTGACGAGCGCCATCTCGGTGGCGGCGAACACGCCGCCGACGAGGACGAACACCACGACCAGGACGATGTTGAGGACGAGGTCGCCGTTCACGAGCGGGGGCCGGTCGGGCGGGTGCCGGTCGAGCGGGTGGCGCCGATCCCGGTGAGGGGCGTGATGGCGCGGAGGGTGCGGGGCGTGCCCGGGGTCATCCGGGCGCCGGGACTGTGGCTGTCGGGAGCGGGCTCCCGCGCGGTTCTGTGCATGGACCGAGGGTAGTGGAGCAGGTGGGGAAATAGCCCGGCGGCGGCAAGGCTTCGGCAAGGCGGGGGCCGTGCCCTACGGTCGGGGCATGGATCAGATGGCGTTCGACGGGTCGTGGATCGGCAGCTCCGGGTGGCTCACGCTCGCCCTCGTGAACGCGGGGCTCGCGGAGCAGAAGGGCCGATCCCGGTGGAACTGGTTCCTCGTCTCGATCGTGCTCGGGCCGATCGCGACGTTCTTCATCGTGACGTGGGAGCGCGTCCCGGCCAAGGGCTCCGCGCCCCACCCTCTCGAGGCGCCGACGAACGGGCTCCTCGCCGTGGGCGTCGGCCTCGCGGCGCTGGCGGTCGTCAGCGCCGTGGTGGCGGGGATCGGCGGCGACACCGGCCTCTGGGTCCTCGCGGCCGCGCTCGCGGTCGCCGGGACGGCCTCCCTCGTCCTGCACGTGCTCGCGCACCGGCGCTGGGCGGCGCTGCAGGCGGCGCGTGTCCGGACCCCCGAGGTCCGACCTGACGCGCAGCCCTAGCGGTCGCCGCCAGGCGGGGTGCCGCCCGGGTCGCCGGCGCCGCCGCCGGAGGGCGCGGATCCCGCCGTCGGCGTCGTCGCCGAAGACGTTGTCGGAGTCGAGCGAGACCTGCGCGAGGTTCGCGCTCGATCCGGCGTACTCGTCGAGCGCGTGGACGGTCCTGCACGCGTCCTCGGGCAGGGCGACCTGCGAGGTCGCGATGGTCCTCGTCGCGTCGGTGATGTCGCCCATGCTCGGGTAGACCTCGAAGTGGATGTGCGGCCAGCGGCCCGTGTAGCAGGCGGGGAACACGGACGTGAAGGACACCGTGCCGTCGTCGCCCGCGAACGGCACGTCGCCGGTCGCCGTGTCGAGGATCGTGAGCGTGAGCGCCATGGGCACGCCCGCCGCGGTGGTGCCGCCGTCGAGGCTCGAGCGGATGTCGCTGCGGACGATGCCGGAGCGCTCCAGGACGTCCGGCCCGTTGGACCCGTCGCCCGGGTACGGCCCCGCGGTCTCATCCGGGATCTCGCCCGTCCGGGCGGCGGCGCTCTCCGTGCCGCCGGATCCCGCGGCCCCGGCCGGTCAGGCCGCGAGGGCGACGGATCCGATGCCCGCCCCGAGGTAGGCGAGCACGGCCCGGCGGCTGAGCAGCGTGCGGAGGTCGAAGCCGGCGCCCTGGTCGACCGCCTCCTCGTCGGCGCGGGCGAGCAGCCGGCCCTCGGAGGCGGGGCCGTCGGGCGTGCGGTCGGGTTCGGGGATGCGGGTCACGGGTCGTATCTCCTGGTCGGGCGTCCGGGCGGTCGGGACGGCACCACCGTGCCGGGCGGTCCGATGGACCGGCCATGGCGATCCGATGAGCCGGCCATGAGGGCGTGGCGTCCCGGAACGCGGCTCAGCCCGCGGGCACGCACGGGCTGTCGCAGCCCGCATCGCGCCGGCGCTGGCGCTCCCGTGCGCGCGCCCGCTCCAGCAGCGACACGTGCAGGTACCCCGCGTAGCCGCCGGGCGTGCGCCCCTCGCGGCGGCTCGAGGTGAGCACCTCGCCGGCGGCCGACGCCGTGATCCGCGCGTCGAGGTCGCGGAGCCGGCTCACGAGGTCGACGTCCTCGTGCTCGGCGACGGCCGGGAACCCGCCGGCCGCGACGTAGGCGTCGGCGCGCACGCCGAGGTTCGCGCCGTGCACGTGCCCGTTGGCGTGGCCGGGCACGCGGGTGGCCCGCCAGGCCGCGATCTGATCCGGGCTGAGGTCCTCCAGCTCGGGGCGGACCGTGCCGACGACCACGTCGGTGCCGGCGTCCGCGAGCTCGAGCTGGCTGGTGATCCACGCGGGCGGCACCGCGGAGTCGGCGTCGGTGCACGCGATCCAGTGCTCGGCCTCGTCGCCGTCCCAGCCCGCGCGGGCCGCGTCGACCCCCTGCGCGCGGGCGGCGCCCACGCGTCCGGCCGCGCTCTCGATGACCTCGACGCCGGCGGCGCGCGCGACCTCCGCGGTGCGGTCCCGGCAGTCGTCGGCGACGAGGATCACGCGCACGCGCACCCCCGCCGCGCGCGCCCGGGACGCGGCGACCTCGACCGATGCGAGGCAGCGGCCCACCAGCTCCTCCTCGTCGCGCGCGGGGATGACGACCGTGACCGCGCGGATCCGCGGGGCCGGCTCCGCCCCGACCGCCGCGGCCGACCCGCCCGTCACCGCAGCCCCGTGCGGGTCGCGACCGAGCGCGGATCCGCCGACAGGACCTCGAGCAGGAAGTCGTCCTCCTCGTGCCGCATCAGCGTGTGCAGGCCGGGGACGGCGGCGAGCCGCGCGTGCACCTCGTCGCCCGCACGCCGGAAGTCGCCCTCCGGGTGCCGCCAG
Proteins encoded in this window:
- a CDS encoding PhzF family phenazine biosynthesis protein, with amino-acid sequence MTSRPAVALDGVRPDEVHVVRVFVDADGRHGNELGIVLASPRTVGRELAIAQALGFSETVFVDAVDAPGAEPRGASIRILTPARELPFAGHPTVGTAWWLASRGVPVDHLRVPAGIVAVTHDAGVERVTADPAWAPVFAWRELPSAAELAALDLAAAVSEAGADHLYAWAWIDESAGWIRSRMAAPALGIAEDEATGAAALRVTAHLGRGLRITQGQGSELVTRLLDDGRAEVGGCTVADRVIPLP
- a CDS encoding hemolysin family protein codes for the protein MNGDLVLNIVLVVVFVLVGGVFAATEMALVTLREGQLNALAARGRRGEKVAALARNPNTFLAAVQIGVTVAGFASAAYGASSIAPSVVPVLESWGLESGLASTIATLLLTLVIAYLSLVLGELAPKRLAIQRNAGFAYGVAPVLNGFAILMRPVIWLLSVSTNVVVRLLGGDPHKTGEEMSEEELRDIVSSHEGLPDDERRILDDVLSLRHRQLSEVMKPRPEIAALDGTGTVREAGIDVQDRPYSRYPVVDKTIDDVIGFVHVRDLYQAIAADPERPVSEILRPIPYLPATARVLPTLTMMRAEGHQIAVIVDEYGGTDGIVTLEDLVEEVVGEIFDEYDTDSAARDLAEDGGTIDGRLNFQDFEEATGVKLPDSASDTVAGFVIENLGRLAQVGDTVEVDGVTLQVTALDRRRISEILVIPREEPATEDADAATA
- a CDS encoding glycosyltransferase encodes the protein MTGGSAAAVGAEPAPRIRAVTVVIPARDEEELVGRCLASVEVAASRARAAGVRVRVILVADDCRDRTAEVARAAGVEVIESAAGRVGAARAQGVDAARAGWDGDEAEHWIACTDADSAVPPAWITSQLELADAGTDVVVGTVRPELEDLSPDQIAAWRATRVPGHANGHVHGANLGVRADAYVAAGGFPAVAEHEDVDLVSRLRDLDARITASAAGEVLTSSRREGRTPGGYAGYLHVSLLERARARERQRRRDAGCDSPCVPAG